The Acetomicrobium flavidum genome window below encodes:
- the purF gene encoding amidophosphoribosyltransferase, translating into MCGIFGVSAPRMSSVLEDLYLGLYALQHRGQESAGIAWLDGKGNLELQKGMGLVHACLNQEELAKERTKCAIGHVRYSTAGESNIINAQPLHATYSKGQIAVAHNGNITNARALKRDLESRGAIFQSTTDTEVILHLMAHEQSLSPIDALVKSLSKLRGAFSIIAIIEGRLVAARDPWGFRPLVIGKRDDVYYVASESCALDIVNADFVRDVAPGEIVIIEEGKLESLNMPVKAERHFRCSFEYVYLARPDSVIDDKSVYDVRLKLGQRLACTCPCSEGELVLGMPDSGTIGALGYASKSKLPFEMAVVKNRYVGRTFIQPTQRVRSLGVQIKLNPIKGLIKGKSIVVVDDSIVRGTTSKMAVKFLRDAGAMRVHLRIASPPVKFPCLYGIDTPTSSDLAAAKMDVEALRDYVGADSLCFLDVSDLVCSVGLPEEELCTACFSGLYLKE; encoded by the coding sequence ATGTGCGGGATATTTGGCGTAAGCGCTCCAAGGATGTCTTCCGTTTTAGAGGACCTGTACCTGGGTTTATATGCCCTTCAGCACCGCGGGCAGGAATCGGCAGGGATAGCATGGCTTGACGGCAAGGGAAACTTAGAGCTTCAAAAGGGAATGGGTTTGGTGCATGCCTGTTTAAATCAGGAAGAGCTGGCCAAAGAAAGGACAAAATGCGCCATAGGGCATGTGCGCTACTCGACTGCAGGGGAGTCCAACATAATAAACGCCCAACCCCTGCATGCCACCTACTCAAAGGGACAAATCGCCGTTGCCCACAACGGCAACATAACGAACGCAAGGGCCCTTAAACGCGACCTGGAATCCAGAGGCGCCATATTTCAATCTACCACAGATACGGAAGTGATATTGCACCTCATGGCGCACGAGCAAAGCCTGTCTCCCATAGATGCTCTGGTAAAGTCCTTAAGCAAACTAAGGGGTGCCTTTAGTATCATAGCCATAATCGAAGGTCGTCTGGTCGCAGCCAGGGACCCTTGGGGATTTAGGCCTTTGGTCATAGGAAAAAGGGATGACGTTTACTATGTGGCCTCCGAAAGTTGCGCGCTGGACATAGTGAACGCCGATTTCGTCAGAGACGTAGCGCCTGGCGAAATAGTCATCATAGAGGAGGGCAAGCTTGAAAGCTTAAACATGCCCGTAAAGGCAGAGAGACATTTCAGATGTTCCTTTGAATACGTATATCTGGCACGCCCCGACAGCGTCATAGACGACAAATCCGTCTACGACGTGAGGCTCAAGTTAGGACAAAGGCTTGCCTGCACATGCCCCTGCAGTGAGGGCGAGCTGGTCTTGGGCATGCCCGACAGCGGCACAATAGGCGCCTTAGGATATGCCTCGAAATCAAAGCTGCCCTTCGAGATGGCAGTCGTCAAAAACAGGTATGTCGGGCGCACCTTCATACAGCCAACACAAAGAGTGAGATCTCTCGGGGTGCAGATCAAGCTGAACCCAATAAAGGGCTTAATCAAGGGCAAAAGCATCGTAGTCGTGGACGACTCCATCGTTCGTGGCACCACGTCCAAGATGGCTGTTAAATTTCTTCGAGATGCCGGTGCCATGAGGGTGCACCTTCGAATAGCCTCCCCTCCCGTGAAATTTCCTTGTCTTTACGGCATCGACACGCCGACGTCTTCCGACCTGGCTGCTGCCAAAATGGACGTAGAGGCCTTAAGGGACTATGTAGGAGCAGATTCCCTGTGCTTTCTTGACGTAAGCGACCTCGTTTGCTCTGTTGGCCTTCCCGAAGAGGAGCTTTGCACGGCTTGCTTTAGCGGCCTATATCTAAAGGAGTGA
- the purL gene encoding phosphoribosylformylglycinamidine synthase subunit PurL — MKKDLFGLREEEYRQIKETLQREPNDTELGLFGVMWSEHCCYKSTKRLLAMFPTKGRYVFQGPGENAGIVDIGSGIGIAFKMESHNHPSAVEPVQGAATGVGGIIRDVIAMGARPIASMDCLFFGPPDDRRSNYLREGIIKGVGSYGNCVGVPTVGGLTYYDPCYAGNPLVNAMCAGLVRLDGVVKSDTSKPGHVLVLLGSKTGRDGIAGAAFASAELDEAVKKSKPQVQMGDPFAEKLLIECCLEILDKGFIVSMQDMGAAGITSSAVELAAKAHAGAELYLDNVPLREESMNPFEIALSESQERMLLVIEERHYGDVKKIADKWGLECANIGRLIEQDRFVLYFKGQVAADVPASMLASGPTIDWPKREPAQRVIHYPTKPQTNIDGKDPMSVAKALSELPQFEDKSWIYEQYDHMVQTRTTLGPGNSVAIIYVKEIDRLIALSAASDPWRCAIDPLIGGMETVAKAVRKLAVAGAYPLGMTDCLNFPSPEVPENFWTMSEVIRGMALACQELDCPIVSGNVSLYNESPQGAILPSPVVCAVGYFDDEKFLKSNEPNVSDKLFLVGSGGSLKASAFERIFEGRLSGPLEPLDFDAERDFCSRARKTALEAAASSGRCVGLGGVAMAIIKMLRQSNLGAAIKSFDVEFLFGEGCPRALYAVPEEKTDKFLEIWDGFKVTELGSVIKDDTLRFV, encoded by the coding sequence ATGAAGAAAGACCTTTTCGGGCTTAGGGAAGAAGAATACAGACAAATAAAGGAGACCTTGCAAAGGGAACCCAACGATACGGAGCTTGGCCTCTTCGGCGTGATGTGGTCCGAGCATTGCTGCTACAAGTCAACAAAACGTCTGCTTGCCATGTTTCCAACGAAGGGCAGATACGTCTTTCAGGGACCTGGAGAAAACGCCGGTATCGTTGATATAGGCTCAGGTATCGGCATAGCCTTTAAGATGGAAAGCCACAATCACCCCTCCGCCGTCGAGCCCGTCCAGGGCGCCGCAACAGGCGTAGGAGGGATAATAAGGGACGTAATTGCCATGGGAGCCAGGCCCATCGCCTCGATGGATTGCCTCTTTTTTGGGCCTCCGGACGACAGAAGATCGAATTACCTTAGAGAAGGGATAATAAAGGGCGTCGGAAGCTACGGCAACTGCGTAGGCGTACCCACCGTCGGAGGCCTTACTTACTACGACCCCTGCTACGCGGGAAATCCACTGGTAAACGCGATGTGCGCAGGGCTTGTAAGGTTAGACGGTGTCGTGAAGTCAGATACTTCCAAGCCAGGACATGTGCTGGTACTTCTTGGCTCAAAGACCGGCCGCGATGGGATCGCAGGCGCTGCCTTTGCATCCGCAGAGCTAGATGAAGCCGTCAAGAAGAGCAAGCCACAGGTCCAAATGGGAGATCCCTTCGCCGAAAAGTTGCTCATAGAGTGCTGCCTCGAAATTTTGGACAAAGGATTTATAGTGAGCATGCAGGACATGGGCGCCGCCGGCATAACGTCCTCTGCCGTCGAGCTGGCCGCCAAGGCTCATGCCGGCGCAGAACTTTACCTTGATAACGTACCCTTGCGGGAAGAGAGCATGAACCCCTTTGAGATCGCCTTGTCCGAATCCCAGGAAAGGATGCTTTTGGTCATAGAAGAACGACACTACGGCGACGTCAAAAAGATAGCCGACAAATGGGGGCTTGAGTGCGCCAATATTGGAAGGCTCATCGAGCAGGACAGGTTCGTTTTGTACTTCAAGGGCCAGGTGGCAGCAGACGTTCCGGCTTCCATGCTCGCTTCGGGCCCCACGATAGACTGGCCAAAAAGGGAGCCTGCCCAAAGGGTCATACATTACCCCACAAAACCTCAAACCAACATAGACGGCAAGGACCCCATGTCGGTTGCAAAGGCCTTATCCGAGCTTCCTCAGTTTGAGGACAAATCCTGGATATACGAGCAATACGATCACATGGTTCAAACAAGGACCACGCTTGGGCCGGGAAACTCCGTGGCAATCATCTACGTCAAGGAGATTGACAGGCTCATAGCCTTATCTGCGGCAAGCGACCCGTGGAGATGCGCGATTGATCCGCTGATCGGGGGCATGGAGACCGTGGCCAAGGCAGTAAGAAAATTGGCCGTCGCCGGGGCGTATCCTTTGGGCATGACCGATTGCCTCAACTTTCCGTCCCCGGAGGTTCCGGAAAACTTCTGGACCATGTCCGAGGTCATAAGGGGAATGGCGTTAGCTTGTCAGGAGCTTGACTGCCCCATAGTCTCAGGAAACGTGAGCCTTTATAACGAGTCGCCCCAGGGCGCCATATTGCCATCGCCCGTTGTATGTGCCGTCGGGTATTTCGACGACGAGAAGTTCTTAAAAAGCAACGAGCCAAATGTATCGGACAAGCTATTTCTCGTCGGAAGCGGCGGGTCTTTGAAGGCAAGCGCCTTTGAGCGGATCTTTGAAGGAAGGTTAAGCGGACCCCTTGAGCCTCTCGACTTTGACGCCGAGCGCGACTTTTGCAGCCGTGCACGTAAAACTGCCTTGGAGGCGGCAGCCTCAAGCGGCAGGTGCGTCGGCTTGGGGGGAGTCGCGATGGCGATCATCAAGATGCTAAGGCAATCCAATTTGGGCGCTGCAATCAAAAGCTTTGACGTGGAATTTCTTTTTGGCGAAGGATGCCCTCGCGCGCTTTACGCGGTACCGGAGGAAAAGACGGATAAATTCCTTGAAATATGGGATGGTTTTAAGGTTACAGAGCTAGGGAGCGTTATCAAAGATGACACGCTTCGATTTGTCTGA
- the purQ gene encoding phosphoribosylformylglycinamidine synthase subunit PurQ, whose protein sequence is MKVSVIVFPGSNCDLDVKWAFEVCCNADVSMVWHTEKSLPESDVVVLPGGFSYGDYLRSGAMAAKSPIMGSVVEFASSGGLVLGICNGFQILTEAHLLPGVLLPNVSTKFICRPCKIRIEQIDTPFTFLYKQGEVVNFPIAHHEGLFYLDDTSLAKLEESGCVTLRYLNNPNGSLNAIAGITNASKNVLGLMPHPERVVHPLVGGQDGVRFFKGINEWVKEIRR, encoded by the coding sequence ATGAAGGTCTCGGTGATCGTATTCCCCGGAAGCAACTGCGACCTGGACGTGAAGTGGGCCTTCGAGGTCTGCTGTAACGCCGACGTAAGCATGGTGTGGCACACCGAAAAGTCGTTGCCCGAAAGCGACGTCGTCGTCCTGCCCGGAGGATTTTCTTACGGCGATTACTTGCGAAGCGGCGCCATGGCCGCTAAGTCTCCCATCATGGGGTCGGTGGTCGAATTTGCCTCAAGCGGGGGGCTGGTTTTGGGCATTTGCAACGGATTTCAGATACTTACGGAAGCCCATCTCCTTCCGGGAGTGCTCCTTCCTAACGTCTCGACCAAGTTCATATGCAGACCTTGTAAGATAAGGATCGAGCAAATTGACACGCCCTTTACCTTCCTCTACAAGCAGGGCGAAGTGGTCAACTTCCCCATAGCCCACCATGAAGGGCTATTTTATTTGGATGACACATCTTTAGCAAAGCTTGAGGAAAGCGGCTGCGTGACCCTTCGCTACCTGAACAACCCAAACGGCTCGCTTAACGCCATAGCCGGGATAACCAACGCATCCAAAAACGTCTTGGGCCTGATGCCACATCCCGAGCGCGTCGTTCACCCGTTGGTGGGAGGTCAGGACGGCGTGAGGTTTTTCAAGGGAATAAACGAGTGGGTAAAGGAGATACGAAGATGA